The following proteins are encoded in a genomic region of Spirosoma sp. SC4-14:
- the gcvH gene encoding glycine cleavage system protein GcvH, with protein MNFPAELSYTQDHEWIRLEDDGTAVIGITDFAQHELGDIVYVDVATVGQTLGQGEVFGSVEAVKTVSDLFLPIAGEVLELNDAIEKSPELLNSDPYGEGWIVRVKPADASQTDGLLTADAYQELVGA; from the coding sequence ATGAATTTCCCCGCAGAATTGAGTTATACGCAGGATCACGAGTGGATTCGGCTAGAAGATGACGGCACGGCTGTGATCGGCATTACTGACTTTGCTCAACATGAGTTGGGCGATATTGTTTATGTAGACGTGGCAACGGTTGGGCAAACGCTCGGTCAGGGCGAGGTTTTTGGATCGGTCGAAGCCGTAAAAACAGTATCGGACCTGTTCTTGCCCATAGCAGGTGAAGTGCTGGAACTGAACGATGCTATCGAAAAATCGCCCGAACTGCTCAATAGTGATCCCTATGGCGAAGGCTGGATTGTTCGTGTAAAACCGGCTGATGCAAGTCAGACAGATGGATTGCTGACGGCCGACGCTTATCAGGAATTGGTTGGTGCCTGA
- a CDS encoding aldo/keto reductase: MNYKYLGDTGVLVSEICLGTMTFGGEGYWQAIGQLQQDSVNEIVKMAVDEGINFVDTANVYSFGQSETLLGRAIKDLGLSRDDLVIATKVRGRMGEGKNQVGLGRLQIMQQLESSLKRLQVDHIDLYQIHGFDAATPLEETMRGLEDVVRSGKVRYIGCSNLAAWQVMKANGIADKYGWSKFVSTQNYYSIAGRDLENEIVPMTQDQHMAILPWSPLAGGFLSGKYTRNNKPTDGSRRLNFDFPPVNQERAYDIIDVMERIGADHGVSVARIALAWVLSKPPVTSVIIGAKTTEQLLDNLKATDLSLTTEQLEQLDEVSMTPKPYPQWMIERQSRDRLASASFTPTQSSMIK; encoded by the coding sequence ATGAATTATAAGTATCTGGGAGACACCGGTGTGCTGGTTTCCGAAATCTGTTTGGGTACCATGACCTTTGGCGGAGAAGGCTATTGGCAGGCCATTGGCCAACTTCAGCAGGATAGCGTCAACGAAATTGTGAAGATGGCTGTCGATGAAGGCATCAATTTTGTCGATACCGCCAATGTGTATTCATTTGGTCAGTCGGAAACGTTGCTTGGGCGAGCCATAAAAGACCTTGGCTTATCGCGCGATGATCTTGTGATTGCTACCAAAGTACGTGGTCGAATGGGTGAGGGTAAAAACCAGGTTGGGCTGGGGCGCCTTCAGATTATGCAGCAACTGGAAAGCAGCTTGAAACGATTGCAGGTCGATCATATCGATTTGTACCAGATTCATGGCTTTGATGCGGCAACACCACTCGAAGAAACCATGCGTGGCCTGGAAGATGTGGTTCGGAGCGGTAAGGTTCGCTATATTGGCTGCTCCAATCTGGCGGCCTGGCAGGTGATGAAAGCCAACGGAATTGCCGATAAATATGGCTGGAGTAAGTTCGTTTCGACGCAGAACTACTATTCCATTGCCGGGCGCGATCTCGAAAACGAAATCGTGCCGATGACCCAGGATCAGCACATGGCTATTTTACCCTGGAGCCCGCTGGCTGGTGGATTCCTGTCGGGAAAATATACCCGCAACAACAAACCTACCGACGGATCGCGTCGACTGAATTTCGATTTCCCGCCAGTCAATCAGGAACGGGCCTACGATATCATTGACGTGATGGAGCGCATAGGGGCTGATCACGGCGTATCGGTTGCCCGAATTGCACTGGCCTGGGTTTTGTCTAAACCGCCCGTAACGAGCGTTATTATTGGAGCTAAAACCACAGAGCAATTGCTGGATAACCTTAAAGCCACGGATCTGAGCCTGACAACGGAGCAGCTCGAACAACTCGACGAAGTTAGTATGACGCCCAAACCGTATCCGCAATGGATGATTGAGCGCCAGAGTCGCGATCGATTGGCATCCGCCAGTTTTACCCCAACTCAATCGTCGATGATAAAGTAA
- a CDS encoding SDR family oxidoreductase, protein MTKTIFITGASTGLGRATAILFSTKGWNVIATMRKPEKEVELGQLPNITLLALDVTNPAQIKSVAQQAIETSGVDVVFNNAGYGLAGPLEGTTDEQIVDEINTNLLGVIRVTQAFIPYFREKKSGLFITTTSIGGLVALPFNSVYHATKWALEGWSESLLFELSKFGIGVKTVSPGGIKTDFLSRSLVLANHDAYTDYIDKVLVAFTNPERQASYSTAGQIADVVYEAATDGKNQLRYVAGEDAKAMYAQRQQVGDELFRQGIDTMFFG, encoded by the coding sequence ATGACAAAAACAATTTTTATTACTGGTGCATCAACGGGCCTTGGCCGGGCCACTGCCATTCTGTTTTCAACTAAAGGATGGAATGTAATTGCAACCATGCGCAAACCCGAAAAGGAAGTCGAATTAGGCCAACTGCCAAACATTACGCTGCTTGCTTTGGATGTAACAAATCCGGCTCAGATCAAATCGGTAGCTCAGCAGGCTATTGAAACGAGTGGTGTCGATGTCGTATTCAACAATGCAGGTTATGGATTGGCCGGACCGCTGGAAGGTACCACCGACGAGCAGATTGTGGATGAAATTAATACCAATTTGCTGGGTGTGATTCGGGTTACGCAGGCTTTTATACCCTATTTTCGGGAAAAGAAATCGGGGTTGTTTATTACAACAACCTCAATAGGGGGTTTGGTAGCACTCCCCTTCAATTCGGTATATCATGCCACAAAATGGGCGCTTGAAGGCTGGAGCGAAAGCCTGTTGTTCGAGCTGTCGAAGTTTGGAATAGGCGTTAAAACCGTTTCGCCGGGAGGTATCAAAACCGATTTTTTGAGTCGTTCGCTGGTACTGGCCAACCATGATGCATATACAGACTATATCGATAAAGTACTGGTTGCTTTTACGAATCCAGAGCGCCAGGCGTCGTACTCTACGGCCGGGCAAATTGCCGATGTGGTGTATGAAGCTGCTACGGATGGCAAAAATCAACTGCGCTATGTTGCTGGTGAAGATGCCAAAGCCATGTATGCACAACGACAGCAGGTGGGTGACGAACTCTTCAGACAAGGAATAGATACGATGTTCTTCGGATAA
- a CDS encoding MerR family transcriptional regulator → MYIRELSERTGLTPDTIRFYEKLKLIQGNRQHRQGHRQYEESHITTLIQIKFAKAMGFTLKDIQEKLADWHTGRLTDEDKREILTAQLQKMDEAAAQIDHVRQYLRKKIDLLHCHSLQVSNLTENRQLVTLPD, encoded by the coding sequence ATGTATATCCGCGAACTATCCGAACGAACCGGCCTTACGCCAGACACCATTCGGTTCTATGAAAAACTAAAGCTAATTCAGGGCAATCGCCAGCATCGGCAAGGACATCGACAATATGAGGAGTCGCATATTACGACGCTTATTCAGATCAAGTTTGCCAAAGCAATGGGATTCACGCTAAAAGACATACAGGAAAAATTAGCCGACTGGCATACCGGTCGGCTAACAGACGAAGACAAACGGGAAATTCTGACAGCCCAGCTTCAGAAAATGGACGAAGCGGCAGCCCAGATTGATCACGTAAGGCAGTATCTACGCAAAAAAATCGATCTACTCCACTGCCATTCGCTACAGGTTTCGAACCTGACCGAAAACCGGCAACTCGTTACTCTGCCAGATTGA